The following coding sequences lie in one Mucilaginibacter sp. KACC 22773 genomic window:
- a CDS encoding uroporphyrinogen-III synthase codes for MDLEDRKKKVKSILVTLSKPENDKNPYAELAKKLNLKIDFRSFIHVEGVPAKDFRKEKINLGDFTAVIFTSRNSADHFFRICEEMRFEVPVEMKYFCLSETIALYLQKYIQYRKRKIFFGKQTAADLAEVLKKHSAEKFLYPCSDVAAEETQRFLLENGYNFTPAVLFRTVCSDLSDLAEVFYDVIAFFSPSSIQSLYKNFPDFKQNNTRIAAFGATTHKAVLEAGLILDIPAPTPAAPSMTMAIEQYCKLVNK; via the coding sequence ATTGACTTGGAAGACAGAAAGAAAAAGGTTAAAAGTATATTAGTTACTTTATCAAAACCCGAAAACGACAAAAATCCGTACGCCGAGCTGGCAAAAAAGCTGAACTTGAAAATTGATTTCAGATCATTTATTCATGTTGAGGGCGTACCGGCAAAGGATTTCAGGAAGGAAAAAATTAACCTGGGTGATTTTACCGCGGTTATTTTTACCAGCCGCAACTCTGCCGACCATTTCTTCCGCATTTGCGAAGAGATGCGTTTTGAGGTGCCGGTAGAAATGAAATACTTCTGTTTATCAGAAACCATTGCGCTTTACCTGCAAAAATATATACAGTACCGCAAACGCAAAATCTTTTTTGGTAAGCAAACTGCAGCCGACCTGGCTGAAGTGTTAAAGAAACATTCTGCCGAAAAATTCCTTTATCCCTGCTCAGATGTGGCCGCCGAAGAAACCCAGCGCTTTTTGTTGGAGAATGGTTATAATTTTACCCCTGCAGTGCTTTTTCGCACCGTTTGCAGCGATCTTTCAGACCTGGCCGAAGTATTTTATGACGTTATCGCTTTCTTCAGCCCGTCAAGCATTCAGTCGCTCTATAAAAATTTTCCCGATTTTAAACAGAACAATACACGCATAGCAGCCTTTGGCGCAACTACACATAAAGCAGTGCTCGAGGCTGGTTTGATTCTCGATATTCCGGCCCCAACACCGGCTGCTCCTTCAATGACAATGGCTATCGAACAATATTGTAAATTGGTAAATAAATAA